Proteins encoded in a region of the Takifugu flavidus isolate HTHZ2018 chromosome 8, ASM371156v2, whole genome shotgun sequence genome:
- the trappc6b gene encoding trafficking protein particle complex subunit 6b — translation MADEAPFQFLHQELIQYIYKSKEQGEESGRNITKLENLGFRVGQGLIERLTKDTARFKDELDVMKFICKDFWTSVFRKQIDNLRTNHQGIYVLQDNTFQLLSQLSAGKQYLDQAPKYLAFTCGLVRGALFSLGVKSIVTAEVSTMPASKFQVMIQKM, via the exons ATGGCAGATGAAGCCCCTTTCCAGTTTTTACACCAAGAATTGATTCAGTATATTTACAAATCAAAAGAACAAGGCGAG GAAAGTGGAAGAAATATCACCAAATTAGAGAATTTGGGGTTCCGAGTCGGACAAGGCCTGATAGAGAG ACTGACGAAGGACACGGCGCGCTTCAAAGATGAGCTGGACGTCATGAAGTTCATCTGTAAAGACTTTTGGACGAGTGTGTTCAGGAAGCAGATCGACAACCTCCGAACAAACCACCAG GGCATCTACGTCCTCCAGGACAACACGTTCCAGTTACTGAGTCAACTGTCAGCGGGGAAACAGTATCTGGATCAGGCCCCAAAG TATCTGGCCTTCACCTGCGGTCTGGTGAGAGGAGCTCTGTTCAGTCTGGGAGTGAAAAGTATCGTAACGGCTGAGGTGTCCACCATGCCTGCAA GTAAATTCCAGGTTATGATCCAGAAGATGTAG
- the LOC130529439 gene encoding putative beta-lactamase-like 1 → MKVKWTTLGMVVFFLLAVVMTCCFIWQYRIPKLRTEAVSARTEGEDMCPRFPQPVPLQHPIAPLKAALAQVDGLLRTSVHTTKLPAVSAIVVLNDSVLWNGNFGRRNISDPSSSAPNEYTVYRIASLSKIFPTLMLYKLWEDGRLDSLDDPLEKFLDEFAIKNPLGGPRSGSAGLTLRRMASQLSGLPRRLRSTNLLWAGDTAEALSLLQDDVLVADPGTRCHYSNVAFSLLADVLAQKVAGSDFESWVSKNILEQLGMEDTGFDLTPTIRQQMAVGVYSTGRPAPLYNLGWYRPAGQMFSTAADMARLMMFLLGGSGGALLQQDTLNTMLTPLFRCHGNYFANSTGTPWEVNQQFGYDVLRKDGDLDGYAATLSLVPRLKLGLVILMAGVRPADQDLVAQAYRHIIPAVRRVFREAQQTLRAPPNPASYTGFFTYRNMTFYEIKADSDNVLVMQQFGPQVDTSVPSKYRTIRLDYLQERVFRVVFQSPYPCQMKVNSASVSLEAQDQQLFNFYPFDKKGASPGFDSPGLNTYKVLRIPGRPFFSP, encoded by the exons ATGAAGGTGAAGTGGACCACGCTGGGCATGGTGGTCTTCTTCCTGCTGGCGGTGGTCATGACCTGCTGCTTCATATGGCAGTACAGGATACCGAAGCTCAGgacag AAGCCGTCTCAGCTCGGACAGAAGGGGAGGACATGTGTCCCCGGTTCCCCCAGCCGGTCCCGCTCCAGCATCCCATCGCCCCTCTGAAGGCAGCTTTAGCGCAG GTGGACGGGCTCCTGAGGACAAGCGTCCACACCACCAAGCTGCCAGCGGTATCCGCCATCGTAGTCCTCAACGACTCTGTCCTGTGGAACGGGAACTTCGGCAGGAGGAACATCAGCGATCCGTCCTCCTCTGCACCCAATGAATACACAGtgtacag AATCGCCAGCCTGTCAAAGATCTTCCCCACGCTGATGCTCTATAAGCTGTGGGAGGACGGCCGGCTGGACTCCCTGGACGACCCTCTGGAGAAGTTCCTGGATGAGTTCGCCATCAAGAACCCCCTGGGTGGCCCCAGGAGCGGCTCGGCAGGACTCACTCTGCGCAGGATGGCCAGTCAGCTCTCCG GTTTGCCCAGAAGACTCAGGTCCACCAACCTCCTCTGGGCTGGAGACACAGCAGAAGCCCTCAGTCTGTTACAGGATGATGTTCTGGTAGCAGATCCTGGCACCAG ATGTCACTACAGCAACGTCGCTTTTTCCCTGTTGGCTGACGTCTTGGCCCAGAAGGTCGCCGGCTCTGATTTTGAAAGTTGGGTGTCTAAGAACATTCTGGAGCAGCTCGGCATGGAGGACACCGGCTTCGACCTGACCCCGACCATCCGCCAGCAGATGGCTGTGGGCGTGTACAGCACCGGCCGCCCAGCCCCGCTCTACAACCTGGGCTGGTACCGCCCCGCGGGTCAGATGTTCTCCACGGCGGCCGACATGGCCCGGCTCATGATGTTCCTCCTGGGGGGCTCTGGTGGGGCGCTGCTCCAGCAGGACACCCTGAACACCATGCTCACGCCGCTGTTCCGCTGCCACGGCAACTACTTCGCCAACTCCACGGGAACGCCGTGGGAGGTCAACCAGCAGTTTGGGTACGACGTGCTGAGGAAGGACGGGGACCTGGACGGCTACGCAGCCACGCTGTCCCTGGTCCCGCGGCTCAAGCTGGGCCTGGTGATCCTGATGGCCGGCGTTCGTCCGGCGGACCAGGATCTGGTGGCTCAGGCCTACCGACACATCATCCCAGCAGTTCGGAGGGTTTTCAGGGAAGCTCAGCAGACCCTCAGAGCGCCGCCGAACCCGGCGTCCTACACCGGCTTCTTCACTTACAGGAACATGACCTTCTACGAGATCAAGGCCGACTCAGACAACGTGCTGGTCATGCAGCAGTTTGGACCACAGGTGGACACCAGCGTTCCGTCCAAATATCGGACGATCCGGCTGGATTATCTGCAGGAGCGGGTGTTCCGAGTGGTCTTCCAGAGCCCCTATCCCTGTCAGATGAAGGTCAACAGCGCCTCGGTGTCGCTGGAAGCTCAGGACCAGCAGCTCTTCAACTTTTACCCCTTCGACAAGAAAGGAGCATCACCGGGGTTCGATTCCCCGGGACTCAACACATACAAGGTGCTGAGGATCCCGGGGAGACCGTTCTTCAGCCCATGA